A single region of the Triticum dicoccoides isolate Atlit2015 ecotype Zavitan chromosome 2B, WEW_v2.0, whole genome shotgun sequence genome encodes:
- the LOC119367165 gene encoding uncharacterized protein LOC119367165: MTRCRRGGSPPAPPPPLENDDLLREILLRLPPQPSSLPRASAVCKRWRCVAVDPKFTARFRAHHGKPPLLGVFQHRDDGIVFAPVLAPPDRVPPQRFDLRIPDDHPYLGPQLLGCRHGRVLVFDRPRAEVLVCDPIAGEERRVAVPPEFRTAGVNGAVLCADRGQGHVHGGCHASPFKVVLVFMRIHEYQALARVYSSETNTWGHPSQQGLHIQVRLVVVLRASLLVMFFTGC, encoded by the coding sequence ATGACCCGATGCCGCCGCGGCGGCTCGCCGCCGGCGCCTCCGCCCCCGCTCGAAAACGACGACCTCCTCCGTGAGATCCTGCTCCGCCTCCCGCCGCAGCCCTCTTCCCTTCCCCGCGCCTCCGCCGTCTGCAAGCGGTGGCGATGCGTCGCCGTCGACCCCAAATTCACCGCCCGCTTCCGCGCCCACCACGGGAAGCCGCCCCTCCTCGGCGTGTTCCAGCACCGCGATGACGGCATCGTGTTCGCCCCCGTCCTGGCCCCTCCCGACCGCGTTCCTCCCCAGCGCTTCGACCTGCGAATCCCCGACGACCACCCCTACCTGGGGCCACAGTTGCTCGGCTGCCGCCACGGCCGCGTCCTCGTATTCGACCGGCCGCGTGCGGAGGTCCTTGTGTGCGATCCCATCGCGGGCGAGGAGCGCCGCGTGGCCGTTCCGCCGGAGTTCAGAACGGCCGGCGTCAACGGGGCGGTACTCTGCGCTGACCGCGGCCAGGGACACGTGCACGGCGGCTGCCATGCCAGCCCCTTCAAGGTGGTGTTGGTGTTCATGCGCATCCACGAATATCAAGCCCTCGCGCGTGTCTACTCCTCGGAGACCAACACATGGGGACATCCCTCACAACAGGGGCTCCATATCCAGGTTCGACTTGTGGTGGTTCTCAGAGCATCCTTGTTGGTAATGTTCTTTACT